The following are from one region of the Sulfurimicrobium lacus genome:
- a CDS encoding gamma-butyrobetaine hydroxylase-like domain-containing protein yields MSGLDQNTPRPTEIKLHQKSRELEIAFADGKVFRLSCEFLRVYSPSAEVRGHGVGQETLQVGKKEVEITAIEPVGNYAVVLRFSDEHDTGIYSWDYLYDLGVNHDALWQSYLARMQEAGASRESLVHEAIAKKSGGCGSGGCGSGGSGGCGSK; encoded by the coding sequence ATGAGCGGCTTAGATCAAAACACCCCTCGCCCTACCGAAATCAAGTTGCACCAGAAATCCCGTGAACTGGAAATTGCTTTCGCCGACGGCAAGGTTTTCCGCCTGTCTTGCGAGTTCCTGCGTGTCTACTCGCCTTCCGCCGAGGTGCGCGGTCATGGTGTCGGACAGGAAACCCTGCAGGTCGGCAAGAAGGAAGTCGAAATTACCGCCATCGAGCCGGTCGGCAATTACGCCGTGGTGTTGCGCTTTTCCGACGAGCACGACACCGGGATCTATTCCTGGGACTATCTCTATGACCTGGGTGTGAATCACGACGCCCTGTGGCAAAGCTACCTGGCCCGTATGCAGGAAGCCGGCGCCAGCCGCGAATCCCTGGTGCACGAAGCCATCGCCAAGAAATCCGGCGGCTGCGGCTCGGGTGGCTGCGGTTCTGGCGGCTCCGGCGGTTGCGGCAGCAAATAA
- the hemE gene encoding uroporphyrinogen decarboxylase: MSKLKNDTFLRALLRQPTEYTPIWMMRQAGRYLPEYNKTRERAGDFMSLCKSPDLATEVTLQPLARFPLDAAILFSDILTIPDAMGLGLYFSHGEGPKFERPLRDEWEIRDLTVPDPDVHLRYVMDAVTQIRKALDGSVPLIGFSGSPWTLACYMVEGGSSSDFTLIKTMLYSRPDLLHHILDINARSVTTYLNAQIEAGAQAVMIFDSWGGALSHAAYHEFSLAYMEKIMGGLIREKDGVKIPCIVFTKGGGLWLESIANIGCDAVGLDWTMDIGEARRRVGDKVALQGNLDPTVLFSNPETIRAEAGKILASYGPGSGHVFNLGHGISQYTNPEHAATLVSAVHEMSRAYHK; this comes from the coding sequence ATGAGCAAACTGAAAAACGACACCTTCCTGCGCGCCCTGCTGCGCCAGCCGACCGAATACACGCCGATCTGGATGATGCGCCAGGCCGGGCGCTACCTGCCGGAATACAACAAGACGCGCGAGCGAGCCGGCGATTTCATGTCGCTGTGCAAGAGCCCCGACCTCGCCACCGAGGTGACGCTGCAGCCGCTGGCGCGCTTTCCGCTCGATGCTGCGATTCTTTTTTCCGACATTCTCACCATCCCCGACGCCATGGGGCTGGGGCTGTATTTCTCCCACGGCGAAGGGCCGAAATTCGAGCGCCCGCTGCGCGACGAGTGGGAGATCCGCGACCTCACCGTACCCGATCCCGACGTACACCTGCGCTACGTGATGGACGCCGTGACGCAAATCCGCAAGGCGCTGGATGGCTCCGTCCCCCTCATCGGCTTTTCCGGCAGCCCGTGGACGCTGGCCTGCTACATGGTAGAGGGCGGCAGCAGCAGCGACTTCACCCTGATCAAGACCATGCTCTACAGCCGCCCCGACCTGCTGCACCACATCCTCGACATCAACGCCCGCTCCGTCACCACCTACCTCAACGCGCAGATCGAAGCCGGCGCGCAGGCCGTGATGATTTTCGACAGCTGGGGCGGCGCGCTGTCTCACGCCGCCTACCACGAGTTTTCCCTGGCCTACATGGAGAAGATCATGGGCGGCCTGATTCGCGAAAAAGATGGCGTCAAGATCCCCTGCATCGTGTTCACCAAGGGCGGCGGATTGTGGCTGGAAAGCATCGCCAACATCGGCTGCGACGCGGTCGGGCTGGACTGGACCATGGATATCGGCGAGGCACGCCGCCGCGTCGGCGACAAGGTGGCATTGCAGGGCAACCTGGACCCGACCGTGCTGTTCTCCAACCCGGAGACCATCCGTGCCGAAGCAGGCAAGATCCTGGCCTCTTACGGCCCAGGTTCCGGCCACGTATTCAATCTCGGTCACGGCATTTCCCAGTACACGAACCCTGAGCATGCCGCCACGCTGGTGAGCGCCGTGCACGAGATGAGCCGCGCTTACCATAAATAA
- a CDS encoding primosomal protein N' — protein sequence MTQILKIALDVPLATLFDYRADSAGTEDIGRRVLVSFGRRKMVGMIVALADHSDHPAAQIKPVLQVLRDSPPLPQEILALLQFCSDYYHHPLGEVIFTALPQRLRSDQPNALPCRRAYALTTVAPSPDELPTRAVVRRKLLQFLQQSGAAPREALLDLSSSAARHVKEMLALGWIEQTEEAIPVPSAAPSTGAPVLPQLNQEQATVVAEIHAAPPGFVPWLLLGITGSGKTEIYLRLTASQLEQGRQVLVLVPEINLTPQLEARFRTRFPGVPVVALHSSLNDTERLQHWLLAQSGAARIVLGTRLAVFTPMSDLGLIIVDEEHDSSFKQQDGLRYSARDMAVARAKQRDIPILLGSATPSLESYQNALAGRYRLLRLTQRAVEEAQLPVIRRIDLRTEKPVDGLTAPLLRALGENLTRGRQSMVFINRRGYAPVLTCNQCGWIAPCLRCSSKLVVHLREGRLRCHHCGHEERIPRACPDCGNPDLAPVGQGTQRLEDVLTEHFPTARILRIDRDSTRRKHALKEMLQEVHEERVDILVGTQILAKGHDFKRLTLVGALNVDGALYSADFRAAERLFALLMQVAGRAGRAAEAGTVLIQTQFPDHPLFEALLRQDYEAFAATQLVERKQAGFPPFCHQALLRAEATRLETALDFLRKARKLAAADDPAITVYDAVPAPMARLAGRERAQLLVQAESRQTLQRFLHHWYSALSALHARQTRWSLDVDPLDF from the coding sequence ATGACCCAAATACTGAAAATCGCCCTCGACGTTCCGCTTGCCACCCTGTTCGACTATCGGGCGGACAGCGCGGGTACGGAAGACATCGGCCGGCGGGTGCTGGTATCTTTCGGCCGCAGGAAAATGGTGGGCATGATCGTCGCCCTCGCCGACCACTCGGACCACCCCGCCGCGCAAATCAAGCCGGTGCTGCAGGTGTTGCGCGACAGCCCGCCGCTGCCCCAGGAAATTCTGGCCCTGCTGCAGTTTTGCAGCGACTATTACCATCACCCCCTGGGCGAGGTTATTTTTACAGCTTTGCCCCAGCGGCTGCGCTCGGATCAGCCCAACGCGCTGCCGTGCCGGCGCGCCTATGCCCTGACCACGGTCGCCCCGTCCCCGGATGAACTGCCGACACGGGCGGTGGTGCGACGCAAATTGCTGCAATTCCTGCAGCAGAGTGGGGCTGCGCCGCGCGAAGCACTGCTCGACCTTTCTTCCAGCGCAGCCAGACACGTTAAGGAAATGCTCGCACTAGGCTGGATCGAGCAAACCGAGGAAGCCATTCCGGTGCCGTCCGCTGCCCCGTCGACCGGTGCGCCGGTCCTGCCGCAACTCAACCAGGAGCAGGCGACTGTGGTGGCCGAAATTCACGCCGCTCCGCCCGGGTTCGTGCCCTGGCTGCTGCTCGGCATCACCGGCAGCGGCAAGACCGAAATCTATTTGCGCCTCACCGCCAGCCAGCTGGAACAGGGCAGGCAGGTGCTGGTGCTGGTGCCGGAGATCAACCTCACCCCCCAGCTCGAAGCCCGCTTCCGCACACGTTTTCCCGGCGTTCCCGTGGTCGCCCTGCACAGCAGCCTGAACGACACGGAACGCCTGCAGCACTGGCTGCTGGCCCAGTCCGGCGCGGCGCGCATCGTGCTCGGCACGCGCCTGGCGGTGTTCACCCCCATGTCCGATCTGGGGCTCATCATCGTGGACGAGGAACACGACAGTTCGTTCAAGCAGCAGGATGGCCTGCGCTACAGCGCGCGCGACATGGCGGTGGCACGCGCCAAGCAGCGCGACATCCCTATCCTGCTCGGTTCCGCCACGCCCTCGCTGGAAAGTTACCAGAATGCCTTGGCGGGGCGCTATCGCCTGCTACGCTTGACCCAGCGGGCGGTGGAAGAGGCGCAACTGCCCGTCATCCGCCGCATCGACCTGCGCACGGAAAAGCCGGTCGACGGCCTGACCGCACCGCTGCTGCGCGCCCTGGGCGAGAATCTCACGCGCGGGCGGCAAAGCATGGTGTTCATCAACCGCCGCGGTTACGCCCCGGTCCTGACGTGCAATCAGTGCGGCTGGATCGCGCCCTGCCTGCGCTGCTCCAGCAAGCTGGTGGTGCATCTGCGCGAAGGGCGCCTGCGCTGTCACCATTGCGGCCATGAAGAGCGCATTCCACGCGCCTGTCCGGACTGCGGCAACCCCGACCTGGCCCCCGTCGGCCAAGGCACCCAGCGCCTGGAAGACGTTCTGACAGAACATTTCCCCACCGCCCGCATCCTGCGCATCGACCGCGACAGTACGCGGCGCAAGCACGCCCTGAAAGAGATGCTGCAGGAAGTGCACGAGGAACGGGTGGACATCCTGGTGGGCACGCAGATCCTGGCCAAGGGTCACGATTTCAAGCGTCTCACCCTGGTCGGCGCACTCAACGTGGACGGCGCGCTCTACAGCGCGGATTTCCGCGCGGCGGAGCGCCTCTTCGCCCTGCTGATGCAGGTGGCGGGCCGCGCCGGTCGGGCAGCGGAAGCCGGCACCGTGCTGATCCAGACCCAGTTTCCCGACCACCCGCTGTTCGAGGCCCTGCTGCGCCAGGACTACGAAGCCTTTGCCGCAACACAGTTGGTGGAACGCAAGCAGGCGGGCTTCCCGCCATTCTGTCACCAGGCCTTGCTACGCGCCGAGGCCACGCGACTGGAAACGGCGCTCGATTTTCTGCGCAAGGCAAGAAAACTGGCCGCCGCCGACGACCCCGCGATCACGGTTTACGATGCCGTGCCCGCCCCCATGGCCCGCCTCGCCGGAAGGGAACGAGCCCAGTTGCTGGTGCAGGCGGAGTCGCGCCAGACTCTGCAGCGCTTCCTGCACCACTGGTACAGCGCCCTGTCGGCACTCCATGCGCGCCAAACCAGATGGTCTCTCGACGTCGACCCCCTCGATTTCTAG
- a CDS encoding ubiquinone biosynthesis accessory factor UbiJ: MEQSEPRLPLTAQAFAATFNHLLQTQPWSRERLQRHAGKTLRVNLPPLLLLLAVEGDGMISAAQPGCEPDASLGVSPLALLHVLSSRPLPQELVHTAGDSGLAVDFGNVMQNLRWDAEEDLSKIFGDVVGHRMARSGSGLLSLAQQAAENFAANLTEYWTEEQPLLAKRPDIESFIREIDALRDAAARLEKRVERLMPRAGS; encoded by the coding sequence ATGGAGCAGTCCGAACCGCGTCTGCCGTTGACCGCACAAGCCTTCGCCGCGACCTTCAACCATCTGCTGCAGACTCAGCCCTGGTCGCGCGAGCGTTTGCAGCGCCATGCCGGCAAGACCCTCCGCGTCAACCTGCCGCCCCTGCTGTTGCTGCTTGCCGTTGAAGGCGATGGCATGATTTCCGCCGCGCAGCCCGGTTGCGAACCCGACGCTTCTTTGGGCGTTTCTCCCCTCGCACTGCTCCATGTGTTGTCCTCGCGCCCCTTGCCGCAGGAGTTAGTGCATACTGCGGGCGATTCCGGCCTGGCCGTGGATTTCGGCAACGTGATGCAGAATTTGCGCTGGGATGCGGAAGAGGATTTGAGCAAGATTTTCGGTGACGTCGTGGGTCACCGCATGGCCCGGAGCGGGTCGGGATTGTTGTCGCTGGCGCAGCAGGCGGCGGAAAACTTCGCCGCCAACCTGACGGAATACTGGACCGAGGAGCAACCGCTGTTGGCAAAAAGGCCGGACATTGAAAGTTTCATCCGCGAGATCGACGCCCTGCGCGATGCGGCGGCGCGGCTTGAAAAACGGGTGGAGCGCCTGATGCCGCGTGCGGGTTCATAA
- the gltB gene encoding glutamate synthase large subunit encodes MDRQAWLDGTLYRPHFEQDSCGFGLMANMDDKPSHWLVQTAIDSLACLTHRGAVAADGKSGDGCGLLFKKPDSFLRAVAAENGFALGKLYAAALAFLNRDEKLAEIARTALNTEFAAQGLSVAGFRKVPTDNGALGKYALETLPAIEQIFVNAPDGMDEAAFERKLYIARRRAEKALADDKTFYLPTLSSKVMSYKGLVTPANLPVFYLDLKDERFASSLAVYHQRFSTNTWPEWRLAQPFRYLAHNGEINTLQGNRSWSRAREKTFVSEHLPNMDDVRPIVSMNGSDSFSMDNMLEGLVMGGVSLFRALRLMVPPAWQNVQTMDPDLRAFYEYNSMHMEPWDGPAGMVLTDGRYGVCALDRNGLRPARFVVTKDRHFTIASEIGVWPYQPQDVVQKGRVKPGQMIAVDLQEGKLLLSDDIDSQLKGAHPYRNWLKENAIHLETGIDEDNGLQVLDADAALVAQKLFNVTFEERDQVLRVLAEEGQEAIGSMGDDTPMAVLSQKVRSPFDFLRQQFAQVTNPPIDPIREAVVMSLNTCFGPERNLFRETPAHAKRLEVGSPVLSHEKFAKLTSLTEPEYRSVTLDLNYDPARTDLKAALQALAGQAVEAVKNGKVIVVLSDRNIAKDKLPIHALFSVGCVHHALIDAGLRCNSNIIVDTGSARDPHHIACLIGYGATAVFPYIAYQAINEMIRDGEIKGNTLNEALYKYRKGINKGLLKILSKMGISTVASYRGSQLFEAVGLGEEVIDLCLPGTVSRIKGAGFEDFESDQKTLVKFAYNTMEPLSHGGLLKFVFGGEYHAYNPDVVMELQQAVQKTDFAAYQRFAALVNERPVAMLRDLMKLRLDANPISVDEVEPLEAILKRFDSAAMSLGALSPEAHEALAEGMNRLGGRSNSGEGGEDPARYGTVKMSKIKQVASGRFGVTPHYLVNAEVLQIKVAQGAKPGEGGQLPGDKVSPMIAKLRCSKPGISLISPPPHHDIYSIEDLAQLIFDLKQVNPQALVSVKLVAEPGVGTIAAGVAKAYADLITISGYDGGTGASPIASVKYAGTPWELGITEAQQVLRANGLRSRVRLQTDGGLKTGLDVIKAAIMGAESFGFGTAPMIALGCKYLRICHLNNCATGVATQNERLRKEYFIGLPEMVMNYFTFVAQETRELMARLGVRTMNELIGRMDLLEVLPGESARQQKLDIGVLLDQGSIPDSEPRYCTEATNPSFDKGELAEQMVVDAIAAIKAKQPLELSYAVHNTNRSIGARLSGEIARAHGAEGLPDNCLTLNLSGSAGQSFGVWNHKGLTLKLEGDANDYVGKGMAGGRIVIHPPKDSAFKALDTTIIGNTCLYGATGGKLNAAGMAGERFAVRNSGAVAMVEGAGDHCCEYMTGGIIVVLGDTGLNFGAGMTGGFAMVYDAHNQFANRYNNELVDINRINTESTEQYRHFLRASLEEHIRLTGSEQASDLLARFDEVIGKFWLVKPKALHLDSLLKS; translated from the coding sequence ATGGACAGACAAGCTTGGTTGGACGGCACGCTCTACCGTCCGCATTTCGAGCAGGATAGCTGCGGTTTCGGCCTGATGGCCAACATGGATGACAAGCCTTCGCACTGGCTGGTCCAGACCGCGATCGACTCCCTCGCCTGTCTGACCCATCGCGGCGCGGTCGCCGCCGACGGCAAATCGGGCGACGGCTGCGGCCTGCTGTTCAAGAAACCGGACAGTTTCCTGCGCGCAGTCGCGGCCGAAAACGGCTTCGCCCTCGGCAAGCTTTACGCTGCCGCGCTGGCTTTCCTCAACCGCGATGAAAAACTGGCAGAAATCGCGCGCACCGCGCTGAATACCGAATTCGCCGCCCAGGGCCTGTCCGTGGCCGGTTTCCGCAAAGTGCCCACCGACAACGGCGCGCTCGGCAAGTACGCGCTGGAAACGCTGCCCGCGATCGAGCAGATTTTCGTCAACGCGCCCGACGGGATGGACGAAGCCGCTTTCGAACGCAAGCTGTACATCGCCCGCCGCCGCGCCGAAAAAGCGCTGGCCGACGACAAGACTTTCTACCTGCCCACCCTGTCGTCCAAGGTCATGTCTTATAAAGGTCTGGTAACGCCCGCCAACCTGCCGGTGTTCTACCTCGATCTCAAGGATGAGCGCTTCGCCTCATCGCTGGCGGTCTACCACCAGCGCTTCTCCACCAACACCTGGCCGGAATGGCGCCTGGCGCAGCCGTTCCGCTACCTCGCGCACAACGGCGAAATCAACACCCTGCAGGGCAACCGCAGCTGGTCGCGCGCGCGCGAAAAAACCTTCGTCTCCGAACATCTGCCCAACATGGACGACGTGCGCCCCATCGTGTCCATGAACGGCTCGGATTCCTTCAGCATGGACAACATGCTGGAAGGCTTGGTGATGGGCGGCGTCAGCCTGTTCCGCGCGCTGCGCCTGATGGTACCGCCGGCCTGGCAGAACGTGCAGACCATGGACCCGGACCTGCGCGCCTTCTACGAATACAACTCGATGCACATGGAGCCGTGGGACGGCCCGGCCGGCATGGTGCTCACCGACGGGCGCTACGGCGTATGCGCACTGGACCGCAACGGCCTGCGCCCGGCGCGCTTCGTGGTGACCAAGGACCGCCACTTCACCATCGCCTCGGAAATCGGCGTGTGGCCTTACCAGCCGCAGGACGTGGTGCAGAAAGGCCGCGTCAAGCCGGGCCAGATGATCGCGGTGGACCTGCAGGAAGGCAAACTGCTGCTGTCCGACGACATCGACAGCCAGCTCAAGGGAGCCCATCCCTACCGCAACTGGCTGAAGGAAAACGCCATTCACCTCGAAACCGGCATCGACGAGGACAACGGCCTGCAAGTGCTGGACGCCGACGCCGCGCTGGTGGCGCAGAAGCTGTTCAACGTCACTTTCGAGGAACGTGACCAGGTGCTGCGCGTGCTGGCCGAGGAAGGCCAGGAGGCCATCGGCTCGATGGGCGACGACACCCCGATGGCGGTGTTGAGCCAGAAAGTCCGCTCGCCTTTCGACTTCCTGCGCCAGCAGTTCGCCCAGGTGACCAACCCGCCGATCGACCCGATCCGCGAGGCCGTGGTGATGTCGCTCAACACCTGCTTCGGTCCGGAGCGTAACCTGTTCCGGGAAACGCCGGCCCACGCCAAGCGTCTGGAAGTCGGCTCCCCGGTGCTGTCGCATGAGAAATTCGCCAAGCTCACTTCCCTGACCGAGCCGGAATACCGCAGCGTCACGCTGGATCTCAACTACGATCCGGCCAGGACCGACCTCAAGGCCGCGCTGCAAGCGCTTGCCGGGCAGGCGGTCGAAGCCGTGAAGAACGGCAAGGTGATCGTGGTGCTGTCCGACCGCAACATCGCCAAGGATAAATTGCCGATCCACGCCCTGTTCTCCGTGGGCTGCGTGCACCACGCCCTGATCGACGCCGGCCTGCGCTGCAACTCCAACATCATCGTCGACACCGGCAGCGCGCGCGACCCGCACCACATCGCCTGCCTGATCGGCTACGGCGCTACGGCGGTGTTCCCCTACATCGCCTACCAGGCCATCAACGAGATGATCCGCGACGGCGAGATCAAGGGCAACACGCTCAACGAGGCGCTGTACAAGTACCGCAAGGGCATCAACAAGGGGTTGCTGAAAATCCTCTCCAAGATGGGTATCTCCACCGTTGCCAGCTATCGCGGTTCGCAATTGTTCGAAGCCGTGGGCCTGGGCGAGGAAGTCATCGACCTGTGCCTGCCCGGCACGGTCAGCCGCATCAAGGGCGCCGGATTCGAGGATTTCGAGTCCGACCAGAAGACACTGGTGAAATTCGCCTATAACACCATGGAACCCCTGTCCCACGGCGGTTTGCTCAAGTTCGTGTTCGGCGGCGAATACCACGCCTACAACCCGGACGTGGTGATGGAGCTGCAACAGGCGGTGCAGAAGACCGATTTCGCCGCCTACCAGCGCTTCGCCGCGCTGGTCAACGAGCGCCCGGTGGCAATGCTGCGCGACCTGATGAAGCTCAGGCTCGACGCCAATCCCATTTCGGTCGACGAAGTGGAGCCGCTTGAGGCCATCCTCAAGCGCTTCGACTCCGCAGCCATGAGCCTGGGCGCGCTGTCGCCGGAAGCGCACGAAGCGCTGGCGGAAGGCATGAACCGCCTCGGCGGCCGCTCCAACTCGGGCGAAGGCGGCGAAGACCCGGCGCGCTACGGCACCGTTAAGATGTCCAAGATCAAGCAGGTGGCCTCGGGCCGTTTCGGCGTCACGCCGCATTACCTGGTCAACGCCGAAGTGCTGCAGATCAAGGTGGCGCAGGGTGCCAAGCCGGGCGAAGGCGGCCAGTTGCCGGGCGACAAGGTATCGCCGATGATCGCCAAGCTGCGCTGCTCCAAGCCCGGTATTTCGCTGATTTCGCCGCCGCCGCACCACGACATCTACTCCATCGAGGACCTGGCGCAGCTGATCTTCGACCTCAAGCAGGTCAACCCGCAGGCGCTGGTGTCGGTCAAACTGGTGGCTGAGCCGGGCGTGGGCACCATCGCTGCCGGCGTGGCCAAGGCCTACGCCGACCTGATCACCATCTCGGGCTACGACGGCGGCACCGGTGCCAGCCCCATCGCCTCGGTCAAGTACGCCGGCACGCCATGGGAGCTGGGCATCACCGAGGCACAACAGGTGCTCCGCGCCAACGGCCTGCGCTCGCGCGTGCGGCTGCAGACAGACGGCGGCCTGAAGACCGGCCTGGACGTGATCAAGGCCGCCATCATGGGCGCCGAATCGTTCGGCTTCGGCACCGCGCCGATGATCGCGCTGGGCTGCAAATACCTGCGCATCTGCCATCTCAACAACTGCGCCACCGGCGTGGCCACCCAGAACGAGCGCCTGCGCAAGGAATACTTCATCGGCCTGCCGGAAATGGTGATGAACTATTTCACCTTCGTCGCCCAGGAAACCCGCGAGCTGATGGCACGCCTCGGCGTGCGCACCATGAACGAGCTGATCGGCCGCATGGACCTGCTGGAAGTATTGCCGGGCGAATCCGCTCGACAGCAGAAGCTGGATATCGGCGTGCTGCTGGACCAGGGCAGCATTCCCGACAGCGAGCCGCGCTACTGCACCGAGGCCACCAACCCGTCCTTCGATAAGGGCGAGCTGGCGGAACAGATGGTGGTCGACGCGATTGCCGCGATCAAGGCGAAACAGCCGCTGGAACTGTCCTACGCGGTGCACAACACCAACCGCTCCATCGGCGCGCGCCTGTCGGGCGAGATCGCCCGCGCGCACGGCGCGGAAGGCCTGCCCGACAACTGCCTGACCCTGAACCTCAGCGGCAGCGCCGGCCAGAGCTTCGGCGTGTGGAACCACAAGGGCCTCACCCTGAAGCTCGAAGGCGACGCCAACGACTACGTGGGCAAGGGCATGGCCGGCGGGCGTATCGTGATCCATCCGCCCAAGGACTCGGCTTTCAAGGCTCTCGATACCACCATTATCGGCAACACCTGTCTCTACGGCGCCACCGGCGGCAAGCTCAACGCCGCCGGCATGGCCGGCGAGCGCTTCGCGGTGCGCAATTCCGGCGCCGTGGCGATGGTGGAAGGCGCCGGCGACCACTGCTGCGAATACATGACAGGCGGCATCATTGTCGTGCTCGGTGACACCGGCCTCAATTTCGGCGCCGGCATGACCGGCGGCTTCGCCATGGTGTACGACGCACATAACCAGTTCGCCAACCGCTACAACAACGAGCTGGTGGACATCAACCGCATCAACACCGAATCCACTGAACAATACCGCCACTTCCTGCGCGCAAGCCTGGAAGAACACATCCGCCTCACCGGCAGCGAACAGGCAAGCGATCTGCTCGCCCGTTTCGACGAAGTGATCGGCAAGTTCTGGCTGGTAAAACCGAAAGCGCTGCACCTCGACAGCCTGTTGAAAAGCTGA
- the ubiE gene encoding bifunctional demethylmenaquinone methyltransferase/2-methoxy-6-polyprenyl-1,4-benzoquinol methylase UbiE, whose protein sequence is MSDKTTHFGFATVAEEEKASKVAEVFHSVASRYDLMNDVMSGGLHRLWKIFAIEQSGVRTGGKVLDVAGGSADLSLQFAKKVGPTGQVILTDINSSMLTVGRDRLLDAGYNPTAAQCDGEKLPFPSNYFDCVTVAFGLRNMTHKDAALKEMYRVIKPGGRVLVLEFSKVAAPLRPLYDLYSFKLLPVMGKLIANDEASYRYLAESIRMHPDQETLKQMMEDAGLERVEYFNLTGGVVALHKGFKL, encoded by the coding sequence ATGAGCGATAAAACCACGCACTTCGGCTTCGCGACCGTCGCCGAGGAAGAAAAGGCGAGCAAGGTCGCGGAGGTCTTCCACTCCGTGGCCAGCCGCTACGACCTGATGAATGACGTCATGTCCGGCGGCCTGCATCGCTTGTGGAAAATATTCGCCATCGAGCAAAGCGGCGTGCGCACCGGCGGCAAGGTGCTCGACGTGGCCGGCGGCAGCGCCGACTTGTCGCTGCAGTTCGCCAAGAAAGTCGGCCCGACCGGACAGGTCATACTCACCGACATCAACAGTTCCATGCTCACCGTCGGCCGCGACCGGCTGCTGGACGCGGGGTACAACCCCACCGCAGCGCAGTGCGACGGCGAGAAATTGCCCTTCCCGAGCAACTACTTCGATTGCGTCACCGTGGCTTTCGGCCTGCGCAACATGACCCACAAGGACGCGGCGCTGAAGGAAATGTACCGCGTCATCAAGCCCGGCGGACGGGTGCTGGTGCTGGAGTTTTCCAAGGTCGCCGCGCCGCTGCGCCCCCTGTACGACCTCTATTCCTTCAAGCTGCTGCCGGTCATGGGCAAGCTGATCGCCAACGACGAAGCGAGCTATCGCTACCTGGCAGAATCCATCCGCATGCATCCCGACCAGGAAACGCTCAAGCAGATGATGGAAGACGCCGGCCTGGAACGGGTGGAGTATTTCAATCTCACCGGCGGCGTGGTGGCCTTGCACAAGGGCTTCAAGCTCTGA
- a CDS encoding FAD-dependent oxidoreductase — MADDVFQFINIARRDGDKKAAEVRVTEYREIYAPFGAEQAQEQAGRCLACGNPYCEWKCPVHNYIPNWLKLVREGNLFEAAELSHKTNSLPEICGRVCPQDRLCEGACTLNTGFGAVTIGQVEKYISDEAFKAGWRPDMSKVVATGKKVAVIGAGPAGLACADVLVRHGVAPVVFDRNEEIGGLLTFGIPEFKLEKEVVKRRREILEGMGVEFRLATEIGKDLPFQRLLDEYDAVFMGMGTYSYMKGGFPGEDLPGVLEALPFLISNVRNCLNLPGEFVSMQGKRVVVLGGGDTAMDCNRTSIRQGAASVTCAYRRDEANMPGSKREVNNAREEGVQFLWNRQPVEVVGNGKVEGVKLVTTQLGAPDARGRRTPEVIPGSEEIIPCDHVIVAFGFRPNPQPWFADFGIATDQGGRVVASGNAQAFQTGNPKVFAGGDMVRGSDLVVTAVNEGRLAAKGILEFLGV, encoded by the coding sequence ATGGCTGACGACGTATTCCAGTTCATCAACATCGCGCGCCGCGACGGCGACAAGAAGGCCGCCGAGGTGCGCGTCACCGAGTACCGCGAAATCTACGCGCCGTTCGGCGCGGAGCAGGCCCAGGAGCAGGCCGGCCGCTGCCTCGCCTGCGGCAATCCGTACTGCGAATGGAAGTGCCCGGTGCACAACTACATTCCCAACTGGCTCAAGCTGGTGCGGGAAGGCAACCTGTTCGAGGCGGCCGAGCTGTCGCACAAGACCAATTCGCTGCCCGAAATCTGCGGCCGCGTATGCCCGCAGGACCGCCTGTGCGAGGGCGCCTGCACGCTCAACACCGGCTTCGGCGCAGTGACCATCGGCCAGGTGGAAAAGTACATCTCCGACGAGGCCTTCAAGGCCGGCTGGCGTCCCGACATGAGCAAGGTGGTCGCGACCGGCAAGAAAGTCGCCGTGATCGGCGCCGGCCCCGCCGGCCTCGCTTGCGCCGACGTGCTGGTGCGCCACGGCGTCGCGCCGGTGGTGTTCGACCGCAACGAGGAAATCGGCGGGCTGCTCACCTTCGGCATCCCCGAATTCAAGCTGGAAAAGGAAGTCGTCAAGCGCCGCCGCGAGATTCTCGAAGGCATGGGCGTCGAATTCCGCCTCGCCACCGAGATCGGCAAGGATCTGCCGTTCCAGCGCCTGCTCGACGAATACGACGCGGTGTTCATGGGCATGGGCACTTACAGCTACATGAAGGGCGGCTTCCCCGGCGAGGACCTGCCGGGGGTGCTGGAAGCACTGCCGTTCCTGATCTCCAACGTGCGCAATTGTCTGAATCTGCCGGGCGAGTTCGTTTCCATGCAGGGTAAGCGTGTCGTGGTGCTGGGCGGCGGCGATACCGCCATGGACTGCAACCGCACCTCGATCCGCCAGGGCGCGGCTTCCGTCACCTGCGCCTACCGCCGTGACGAGGCCAACATGCCGGGCTCGAAACGCGAAGTGAACAATGCCCGCGAAGAAGGCGTGCAATTCCTGTGGAACCGCCAGCCGGTGGAAGTCGTCGGCAACGGCAAGGTCGAGGGCGTGAAGCTGGTCACCACCCAGCTCGGCGCGCCGGACGCGCGCGGCCGCCGCACCCCGGAAGTGATTCCGGGCAGCGAGGAAATCATCCCCTGCGACCACGTCATCGTCGCTTTCGGCTTCCGCCCCAACCCGCAGCCGTGGTTCGCCGATTTCGGCATCGCCACGGATCAAGGCGGACGCGTGGTGGCGAGCGGCAATGCGCAAGCATTCCAGACCGGCAACCCGAAAGTGTTCGCCGGCGGCGACATGGTGCGCGGCTCGGACCTGGTGGTGACGGCGGTCAACGAAGGCCGCCTGGCAGCAAAAGGTATCCTGGAATTTCTGGGCGTTTGA